CAACTCACACAATCGCGCTTAGACAATGTTTTGTCAGGTCCAATTGTGTTGCAAATTGTTGCGCTGTTGAGGTTAACGTTCTTCAAGGTGGCATTTTCTAAATTTGCACCCGTTAAGTTAACTACTAAAAGATTCGCATCACTAAGATCTGCTCCACTCAAATTCGCATCCTTAAAATTCACTGCCATTAGATCTGCCTTACTCAAATCAGCGTGGCTTAAGTTAGCGTTACTCAAGTTGACACCTCTTAAATCCTTGTGCCTTAAATCAGCCGTACTGAGATCGCATCCAATACATGAACGTTGTTCAAGGAGTTGCTTGACATGATCAGGGTTAGCCGCTTGAGCAGGTGTAATGAAACAAAAAAGGGTCAATAAAAAAGTAGCTGCTAGAGTAATAAGTCTCATACTTCCCTCCACTGACGATTTTCTGTTTAGAGAACCTCTTGCATGAATCGGTTTTGAGAGTGTGAATGGTTGCCTGGTTAGCCATACAACCACACACAAAAGTTTAATAATTAATTTTCCCCAAATCTCATAATTTTTGATCACCTGTAGTAGTCCTATTTGACTGATGAGAATGAGGGGGCGGAGGGACAATGCTCTCTTCCGGGAGACAAAGCCCCAATTCCTCTTTAACTTTCGTGCATGATTTAGGAGAGTCATAGTCACAGTTACCTTAGTTAAGACAAGGCACTCAACAGGACAGACGCGATTAATCGCAGTCCTCGGAGCAGGGCTCAAATTCAATGCTCTAATGGTTTTGGCGATCGCTATATCCCTCTTCTGTCACTCTCTTCGTAAACAAATCTCATACAAACCTCGTTTCCAAGCTCCTGCTTGGAAATAGAGTGACGGAGGCTCTGCCTCCTAAAGCAACGGTTCCATGGGTGCATCTAGTGATGGGGGAATTGAACCTGGCGAATGAATGCGCGGCTATCCGATCGAAGTCCGCCGACGCAGGCTGCGGTTTTGACCCAGGCAGAATCGGTCTGCCACCTTCTCTCAACATACAAGGCAGGTTTTGTTCTGGTAGCGTTCGACTGAGCTCACGCCGAAGTCTGCGGTTTTAACCGCCACTCCCCTAACCGTCAGATGCACCCAGCCTCCATGCGTACATTCCTAGCTAGAAGCTAGAAGGCTTTCAAAAAAATACTCTCCATCCAAAGTGATTAAAGAGGGATATAGCTTTGATCAGAAAACTTATACCAATTTGAATTGAAAAGGCGACGCATGCTTGTACGGGTTTGGCAGTGCCAAACCCCTCCGTAACTCTGATTTGTTCGCAAAACTCTTTAAATCGGTATTAGGACAAAGGCACTGGGTCAACCACTGATTATGAGGAGCTTTCTGCCTTGCCTTCGCCCCGTCGAATGTAACTACAGCTGTACTGTGTTGTTTAGTCTCATTGGATGCTCAATCAGTTTGGGTCAAAGGTTTGACCACACGATCGATCGCCGTTTGAACAAAAGCCTTGATGAACTCATCCCGGCGATTCAGTTGGAACTGCATCTGAACAGCTTCAGTAATGCCACCATCTCCCCATTCCTGGTTGCGGCGGAAGTATTCGATAAAACTTTTGCCTGCAATGCGAGTTAAATATGCAGCTGTCACTCCCTGAATGGCTCTGCCGATGACAAAGGTACCAATATTTGTTTGCAAAGCAATCGAAAAAAGCTCGATCGCCCCTCTGACAACTCCTAGACTGACCAGGGTTCTAGCCAGCGAAAATGCTAGTTCTTTACCTCGCTCAATGTTGAGTTCACAGCCATACACCTGACCTAGCTCCACCACCATTTGAGCGTTGACGGCTGCTGTTGCCAACAGATCAATTCCTGGCAAGGGAGTGACTGAAACCACACCCGCTCCGATCCACTGAAATCGATCGACAATCTTCTCGGCTTGCCGTAATCGTTGAGCATCTAGCAACCGACGCGCTTCTTCACCCAAGCGTTGCGATTGCAATAGGATGTTGTCTGCAATCAGGTCTTCACCTTCAAGTCGCAAAATGGCGGCAATCCGCCGCAGTAGCGGCAAGATATCGGGTTCTGGTTGAAAGCGATCGCCATTCTCTAAAACAACCACTTGAGGGTTTGCCGCGATCGCCACGACATCTTCAGCCGCAACAATTGACTGGACTCGTTGCCGTAATCGAGCCAAAATTGCCTCTCGATCAGCCTCCGTATATAAGTCAGATTTATTGAGAACGATGAGCGATCGTTTCCCAATTCTTACAAGCGATCGCAACGGCTCATATTCCGACTGACGCAAGTCGTTGTCCAAAACAAACAACAGTAAATCGGCTTCTGTTGCCAATTGACGGGCGAGTTGTTCTCGCTCAGTCCCTGCAACCCCTGTTTCTAAAATACCGGGGGTATCTGTGATCCAAATCTCTCGTTCCAATCCTCTTAACTGAAAGGAGTACGTTTCTCCGAGAGTGGTCGTTCCCATCGGTGCGCCCACTTGCCCGACCATACGTCCAACGATCGCATTCACGATTGACGTCTTACCCGCTGACCCAGTACCAAACACTAGCAAATGCAACGGTCCCTGAGATAGGATCGCCTGGATTTCACGCGAACGATCGAGCAATGCTTGCCGAACGACCTCATCTTGAATCTGGGCAACTTGCCGTTCTACGGCTCGCAGTGTTTCTGTAGCCGCATCTGTTTTTTCAACAAACGTTTTTGCGGGTTGTTTGCGACGGGGAGGACGCAAAAACAAAACGGCATAGTAAATTAAGCTTGCTATCAACGTCGTCAGGAGAGCTAACACAACTCCCAGGACTAGATTGGCCAACAGCGGCGAGACAAAAGAGAGACTGGCATATAGCCGAATCAGCACGTCAGCTAGCCACAGCAACGATCCCAACGCAAGGAGGATGCTGACAATAGTGACTAGAAGGCGCGATCGTGACATGAATGGATCTAGTTTCAATAGAACCATTGTAGAGACGATCTTCTAGAGATGATCTCATCGAGATGATCTCAAATCTCGTCATCCTGGTAAATTGCTCTGTTGGCGTTATCGCTACCTGATATGAGGCATAAAGAATTGGCATCGGCAACGAAGTGCCACGGCACCAGACCTCAAATTCCAAACAGCATTACCACCGACATTAAATCGGCTAGCAGTCACCATAAACTAGCAGCAATTTCGAGAACATCCTACAGGCTTCTCGAATTGCTGCTATGGTGACGTATTGCAATCAGGTATGGCGATTAAAAAGCCTAAGCTCTGGGAGCACCACCGCCACTCTTAGAACCGCGATAATTTTCACGAGGCTTAGCTTTATTGACTCGAATCTCTCGACCAAGCCATTCAGCCCCATCGAGGTCGGCGATCGCCTCATCCTCTTTCGATTCATCCTCCATTTCGACAAAAGCAAAACCTCGTTTTCTGCCTGTTTCCCGATCCGTAGGGAGGCTTACTCGACTGACTTTGCCATACTCGGCAAAAACTTCGCGCAAATCCTCTTCGGTAGCCTGAAAAGACAGGTTGCCAACGTAAATAGTCACGATCCTCTCCAAACCAAATTTGATGTAGGGGCGAGTTAGGCAGTACCCTTGGGAACGTTAATAAAACATTCCTCAGGCTATTACCAAACTTTACTTCGCTGTGATCATAGCTGATCTTCTGACAAATGGCAGTAGCATATCAACCAAACAGGCATGTGCTTTTCTAAAGCTTTTCATAGATTTACATAACCATTAGAATTTGCCTGTTTAATTGAGTTTTTTACGTCATTTATAAGTGTTTTATCGCACAATTTCACCCATATAGTTACCCCAAAGTTCAGCCGCTTGAGCACTTGCCCCTGACGTTGGGGTATTGTCATCATTTCCAAACCATATTCCAGTAACAATGTTGCGATTGGGAATATAGCCAACAAACCAGAGGTCGCGATTATCGTTATTGGTCCCTGTTTTACCCGCCTCACCCAGGCCCAGATAGGCGTTACGCCCTGTGCCATTGCGGATGACTCCCTGAAGCAGGTCAGTCATAGTGCCTGCAATTCTTGCATCTAAGACAGGAACATTGATTTGGGGGTCGGTCGCGATATCGTAAA
Above is a genomic segment from Oscillatoria sp. FACHB-1407 containing:
- a CDS encoding pentapeptide repeat-containing protein; translation: MIKNYEIWGKLIIKLLCVVVWLTRQPFTLSKPIHARGSLNRKSSVEGSMRLITLAATFLLTLFCFITPAQAANPDHVKQLLEQRSCIGCDLSTADLRHKDLRGVNLSNANLSHADLSKADLMAVNFKDANLSGADLSDANLLVVNLTGANLENATLKNVNLNSATICNTIGPDKTLSKRDCVS
- a CDS encoding YcjF family protein yields the protein MSRSRLLVTIVSILLALGSLLWLADVLIRLYASLSFVSPLLANLVLGVVLALLTTLIASLIYYAVLFLRPPRRKQPAKTFVEKTDAATETLRAVERQVAQIQDEVVRQALLDRSREIQAILSQGPLHLLVFGTGSAGKTSIVNAIVGRMVGQVGAPMGTTTLGETYSFQLRGLEREIWITDTPGILETGVAGTEREQLARQLATEADLLLFVLDNDLRQSEYEPLRSLVRIGKRSLIVLNKSDLYTEADREAILARLRQRVQSIVAAEDVVAIAANPQVVVLENGDRFQPEPDILPLLRRIAAILRLEGEDLIADNILLQSQRLGEEARRLLDAQRLRQAEKIVDRFQWIGAGVVSVTPLPGIDLLATAAVNAQMVVELGQVYGCELNIERGKELAFSLARTLVSLGVVRGAIELFSIALQTNIGTFVIGRAIQGVTAAYLTRIAGKSFIEYFRRNQEWGDGGITEAVQMQFQLNRRDEFIKAFVQTAIDRVVKPLTQTD
- a CDS encoding RNA recognition motif domain-containing protein, with the translated sequence MTIYVGNLSFQATEEDLREVFAEYGKVSRVSLPTDRETGRKRGFAFVEMEDESKEDEAIADLDGAEWLGREIRVNKAKPRENYRGSKSGGGAPRA